The DNA segment TTCTGATCCGTAATAAAGAAACGTTCTGGTGTTAAACGGAAGCTTTTCATGGGACGTTCGTTTAAATCAAGATCAATTTCATAGTTAAATTGCGCGACACTGGACTGAGCGGTATCATAGTTCTCCAATACATGATTATTTGTAAGCAATAAAGAAGGTGAGACAAGAAAGCCTGTACCGTACCCTAGAACTCTGCCTATACGGTCACGGATTTCGATTCTACAAACAGAAGTGGCAGCTTTTAGACCCGCTTCAAGATAAGAGATAGGAAATAAATCTTCTCGGCCAATAATACGCTCTATCGCAAGTCCATCACGTGGATTAATAATCGATTTTCGTAGGGCGACTCGCTCAGGCGTATCTACTTCCAAAGGATTTTTAGATTTCAGTTCTCTGGCCATTCGTTCCCGTTCATCCGAACGCAAAATATAACGCTTTAATGCTTGCTGTTGTTGCAACTCTAAAAGATTCATATTAAACTTTTGAAATTCGTCAAGTTGTTTGTTAGACATTTTTATCCTCCTTGGTATATTAATAAGAGATAATATGAGGTTATATACAATTGAATTGAAAACACTAGCCCATTTTTCACGCCAGTTGTACTTGTTTTGAGATACAATTCAATTTACTTTTGGATTTTCTTTAGTGTTCTATTATTAATGAAAATTAGATACAGAGAAAGTGATTGATTATTACCTCTCTAGTTACTTCTCTAATTCAAATTGTTTTTCCTTCCAAGAGACTGTTTCTTTTAATTCTTTTGTGTACTTTAATGTGAATTCAAAGTCTTACATGCTTCCTTCTTAGTGTAGTAATCTAAAATTAGATCAATAAAACAGTCTTTCTTCATTAATTTGTATTCATTTTCTCAGCGAGCAGATAAAAAAAGCAACCCCAATGAACTTGCCACATGGGTTGCTACTACTTATATTAAAACACTGTTGTCGTTGTAATAAATTTTAATCTCCTTTAATCCAAAGTTTGATTTATTTCAAAAAAATAAACTCTTGATATTCGGATTTTATCATTCTCCCCCACACTAACTTTGGCGAATTTATTAAAAAACATTAAAAACTATGGCGTGTTGGTCACTTTAAAAATTAACATTGTATTCGATATTGATAATACTCCTGAATAAATTTTTTTTCTTCGGGTAAACCAATTATTAGGATTTATTATGAAAGGATGAGACATGTGAAATTTAAAAAAATATCAATATTCACAAGTTTAATGTTAGCTTTAACTTTGATATTAGGGGCTTGTGGAAATAAGGCAGATGTTACAAAAGATATTACAAATAATGATACGAACAATGACATCGAAGAAACGGCACCTGGTGAAGATCCAGCTGATACTGGTGAATCTTATGGATTTAAAAAGTTTGAACTCGAAGTTGATTATTCAGACCAAGAAGAATCGCTGGAAGTGAACTATGAGGAAAAGAAAGATTCCACTGATGCCAAGTATAAAAATTTAGGGAATGATATCACTCTGGATGCGGCGGATGACAATATTGATGTCGATGGCGACGAAGCAATGGCACAATTGAGACCTTTACTGACAGCACTTCAATTAAAAGAAGATATGGTTGATGAAGAAATTCTTTCCCAAGTCATCAAAACTTTTAATATTGAGGAGAATTATACAGAGATTGAAGTAGACATCACAT comes from the Paenisporosarcina antarctica genome and includes:
- a CDS encoding YusW family protein; its protein translation is MRHVKFKKISIFTSLMLALTLILGACGNKADVTKDITNNDTNNDIEETAPGEDPADTGESYGFKKFELEVDYSDQEESLEVNYEEKKDSTDAKYKNLGNDITLDAADDNIDVDGDEAMAQLRPLLTALQLKEDMVDEEILSQVIKTFNIEENYTEIEVDITWFNDEKSKIEVTK